Proteins encoded by one window of Pseudorca crassidens isolate mPseCra1 chromosome 3, mPseCra1.hap1, whole genome shotgun sequence:
- the SPC24 gene encoding kinetochore protein Spc24 yields the protein MAAFRDMEEVSQGLLSLLGANRAEAQQRRLLRRHEQVVERLLETQDGAEQRLREVLTAEKEVAQSLLNAKEQAHQGGAELQQLEAELQRASEEDARLKASLLYPFLCVQDSRAPASPRMPLFTLESTPGASSPGPDGVGVSTWAALPPKPGVLNCLCTQLSRELEELKEIETDLERQEREVDEDTTVTIPSAVYVAQLYRRISKIEWDYECEPGMIKGIHHGPSVAQPIHLDSTQLSKKFISDYLWSLVDTEW from the exons ATGGCGGCCTTCCGCGACATGGAGGAGGTGAGCCAGGGGCTGCTGAGCCTGCTGGGTGCCAACCGCGCCGAGGCGCAGCAACGGCGGCTGCTGAGGCGCCACGAGCAGGTGGTGGAGCGGCTGCTGGAGACGCAAGACGGTGCCGAACAGCGGCTGCGAG AGGTCCTCACTGCGGAGAAGGAGGTGGCCCAGAGCCTCCTCAACGCGAAGGAGCAGGCACACCAGGGCGGCGCCGAGTTGCAGCAGCTTGAAGCCGAGCTTCAGAGGGCCAGCGAGGAGGACGCCCGTCTGAAGGCCAGCCTCCTATATCCTTTCCTGTGTGTGCAGGACAGCCGGGCCCCAGCCTCACCCAGGATGCCCTTGTTCACTCTAGAGAGCACACCTGGAGCCAGCAGCCCCGGGCCCGACGGGGTTGGTGTGAGCACGTGGGCAGCCCTCCCTCCAAAGCCAGGAGTCCTTAACTGTCTGTGTACTCAGCTCAGCAGAGAGCTGGAGGAGCTCAAGGAGATCGAGACTGATCTTGAAAGACAAGAGAGGGAGGTTGACGAAGACACGACAGTCACCATCCCTTCAGCCGT GTATGTGGCTCAACTTTATCGCCGAATTAGTAAAATTGAGTGGGATTATGAATGTGAGCCGGGGATGATCAAAGGCA TCCATCATGGCCCCAGCGTTGCTCAGCCCATCCACCTGGACAGCACCCAGCTCTCCAAGAAATTCATCAGCGACTATCTCTGGAGCTTGGTGGACACAGAGTGGTAG